In Massilistercora timonensis, the following are encoded in one genomic region:
- a CDS encoding response regulator translates to MLKVLIADDEKKVCRLIVNLVDWEQLGFEIVGIVNDGISAYKFIQETPVDVMITDIRMPGYDGMELIQKAKVLYPDMHIVIISGYSQFDYAQNAIRYGVEDYLLKPLRKKDMVATLQKILDKYKEEIQDAEKWEKMQKKLEENENKVKRSLLEDLLKRTEKFGGFYNQDKINEEYHYHFKDGYFQGLIVKIIPQKRRGDRDTRRVLLEKGMEILEETLEQACDEMVFQCIGGEIYGLFNGESVQFQRIYRKLKKFRLDIAKFQDVFGEIKVYIALGGKKESIQKVIESFAEAREAMQDRFYFEAGFLLEKRVDMPVEDIGKYLDNAFKKRFLNSIEIVDLDNIKKEMEFLKQELKDSPCKDGRVIPEIYKGILTLFYFGAHSYDIAIPDQYAELLTHLELCGEIGEVMDYLNDYMVNSLRHWIEEKKYVEARPIRMAKQYIGNNYARPLTLEVVSGEIGFNASYFSSMFKKETGMNFSEYLKKTRVDNAKTMLLNTDQSVEDISYAVGYSDIKYFSRLFKKLTGVTPTEFRKLYN, encoded by the coding sequence ATGTTAAAGGTATTAATTGCAGATGATGAGAAAAAAGTGTGTCGACTAATTGTGAATCTGGTTGATTGGGAGCAACTGGGGTTTGAGATAGTCGGTATTGTGAATGACGGAATTTCTGCATATAAGTTTATACAGGAAACGCCGGTTGATGTTATGATCACGGATATTCGTATGCCAGGCTATGACGGGATGGAATTGATTCAAAAGGCGAAGGTCCTTTATCCAGATATGCATATTGTGATCATTAGCGGATATAGTCAGTTTGATTATGCGCAAAATGCAATCCGTTATGGAGTGGAGGACTATCTTTTAAAGCCTCTCCGAAAAAAGGATATGGTAGCTACCCTTCAGAAAATTTTGGATAAATATAAAGAAGAGATTCAAGATGCGGAAAAATGGGAGAAAATGCAGAAAAAGTTAGAAGAAAATGAAAACAAGGTTAAAAGGAGTCTTTTGGAAGATCTTCTAAAACGTACGGAAAAATTTGGAGGATTCTATAATCAAGATAAAATAAATGAAGAATATCATTATCATTTTAAAGACGGATATTTTCAGGGGCTGATTGTTAAAATTATTCCTCAAAAGCGTAGGGGAGATAGAGATACACGGCGAGTACTTTTGGAAAAAGGGATGGAGATTCTTGAAGAAACATTGGAGCAAGCTTGCGATGAAATGGTATTTCAATGTATCGGTGGAGAGATTTATGGCCTTTTTAATGGGGAAAGTGTACAGTTTCAGAGAATTTATAGGAAATTGAAGAAGTTTCGGTTGGATATTGCGAAATTTCAGGATGTATTTGGAGAAATAAAAGTATATATTGCTCTTGGTGGAAAAAAAGAAAGCATACAAAAGGTAATTGAAAGTTTCGCGGAAGCAAGAGAGGCAATGCAGGACCGATTTTATTTTGAAGCAGGCTTCCTGCTGGAGAAGCGGGTAGATATGCCGGTAGAAGATATTGGCAAATATCTTGATAATGCTTTTAAAAAGCGCTTTCTAAATTCGATAGAAATCGTAGATTTAGATAATATTAAAAAGGAAATGGAATTTCTGAAGCAAGAATTAAAAGATAGTCCTTGCAAAGATGGAAGAGTGATTCCGGAAATTTACAAAGGGATTTTGACCTTATTCTATTTTGGCGCGCATAGTTACGATATAGCCATTCCAGATCAGTACGCAGAATTGTTGACACATTTGGAATTGTGTGGCGAAATTGGCGAGGTGATGGATTATCTCAATGATTACATGGTTAATTCCCTTCGGCATTGGATAGAAGAAAAGAAATATGTGGAGGCGCGGCCGATTCGAATGGCAAAACAGTATATTGGAAATAATTACGCCCGTCCATTAACGCTGGAGGTGGTAAGTGGAGAAATTGGATTCAATGCAAGTTACTTTTCCAGTATGTTTAAAAAGGAAACGGGAATGAATTTTTCTGAGTATTTGAAGAAAACCAGGGTTGATAATGCTAAAACTATGCTTTTGAATACAGATCAGTCGGTAGAAGACATTTCGTATGCAGTTGGATATTCGGATATTAAATATTTTTCAAGATTGTTTAAAAAGCTTACAGGAGTTACACCAACAGAATTTCGTAAGCTTTATAACTAG
- the dhaL gene encoding dihydroxyacetone kinase subunit DhaL — MRKLINHPDHVVQEMMEGYIGAYGRYFEKHPKVNGVLLKKHRKNKVALVIGGGSGHEPMFSGFVGKGLADAAACGNFFASPDPNTVYETAKAVEQGKGVLFVYGCYAGDNLNFDMGEEFLNGDGIPTAHVRVWDDVASAPRERISDRRGIAGDVFVVKIAGAACDAGLSLEEVTRITEKARDNTRSVGVATAPAQLPGVDHPIFELPEGKIEYGMGLHGERGVLRTDWQEADVLAEKMFDQIMEDSDLGAGDEVCALVNGLGSTSIAELAIVYRKVKELLDQKEIKVHDADLNSYCTSQEMGGFSITLFKLDEELKKYYDMPCYCPFYAKGELTGAGAEEVEEDPQAQEPSKEEEPEFDESDIEEVEVIRSKEGELTELTAEDTRNMLIYIANKIIANKPYLTEVDSAVGDGDHGIGMAGGMQKVRKKMAQMQGEKNVYALFETAGKAMLMSMGGASGVIFGSLYLAGAKGTDPKAALKPLDLAKMERKSLAAIQERGKAEVGDKTMVDALAPAVEALERNSGKSFLEMLKAAEIAAKQGVENTKKYQAKFGRAKSLMERAVGYQDAGATSVWLIFQGMREFVEG, encoded by the coding sequence ATGAGAAAATTAATCAATCATCCAGATCATGTCGTGCAAGAAATGATGGAGGGTTATATTGGCGCCTACGGCAGATATTTTGAAAAACATCCAAAGGTTAACGGTGTTTTGCTGAAAAAGCACAGAAAGAATAAAGTAGCTCTGGTGATTGGCGGTGGAAGCGGTCATGAGCCTATGTTTTCTGGATTTGTAGGAAAAGGGCTGGCGGATGCTGCCGCCTGCGGCAATTTTTTTGCCTCCCCGGATCCCAACACAGTCTATGAGACAGCTAAAGCGGTAGAACAGGGAAAGGGAGTTCTTTTTGTGTATGGTTGTTATGCCGGGGATAACCTGAATTTTGATATGGGAGAGGAATTTCTAAATGGCGATGGGATTCCAACAGCCCATGTACGGGTATGGGATGATGTGGCTTCAGCTCCCCGGGAAAGAATCAGTGATAGGAGAGGCATTGCCGGGGACGTGTTTGTGGTGAAAATCGCCGGGGCAGCTTGTGATGCGGGGTTAAGCCTGGAGGAAGTAACAAGGATTACAGAAAAGGCGAGAGACAATACCAGAAGTGTTGGAGTGGCCACAGCGCCGGCGCAACTTCCCGGAGTGGATCATCCGATTTTTGAATTGCCTGAAGGGAAGATCGAATACGGTATGGGCCTTCATGGGGAACGTGGTGTGCTCCGCACGGATTGGCAGGAAGCAGATGTGCTGGCAGAAAAGATGTTTGATCAGATTATGGAAGATTCGGATCTGGGGGCGGGAGATGAAGTATGTGCTTTGGTAAATGGTCTGGGTTCTACCTCTATTGCTGAATTAGCGATTGTTTACAGAAAAGTGAAGGAACTGTTGGACCAGAAGGAGATTAAGGTCCATGATGCGGATTTGAACAGTTATTGTACCAGCCAGGAGATGGGCGGCTTCTCAATCACCTTGTTTAAGCTGGATGAAGAGTTGAAGAAGTACTATGATATGCCCTGTTATTGCCCGTTTTATGCCAAGGGAGAACTGACCGGGGCTGGAGCAGAAGAAGTAGAAGAAGATCCACAGGCTCAGGAGCCTTCGAAGGAAGAAGAGCCGGAATTCGATGAGAGTGATATTGAAGAAGTAGAGGTTATTCGCAGCAAAGAAGGAGAATTAACAGAACTGACTGCGGAAGATACAAGGAATATGCTTATTTATATTGCCAATAAAATTATTGCCAACAAACCGTATCTGACAGAAGTAGACAGTGCAGTCGGCGATGGTGATCATGGAATTGGCATGGCAGGCGGTATGCAGAAAGTCCGGAAAAAAATGGCGCAGATGCAGGGAGAGAAAAATGTCTATGCATTATTTGAAACGGCAGGAAAAGCGATGTTGATGAGTATGGGCGGAGCATCTGGAGTCATTTTTGGAAGCCTGTATCTGGCAGGAGCCAAAGGTACAGACCCGAAAGCGGCGCTAAAACCATTGGATCTGGCAAAAATGGAGCGCAAGAGTCTGGCGGCGATCCAAGAACGTGGTAAGGCAGAAGTGGGAGATAAGACCATGGTAGATGCTCTGGCACCAGCGGTAGAGGCATTGGAGAGAAATAGCGGAAAAAGCTTTTTGGAAATGCTGAAAGCGGCGGAAATAGCGGCAAAGCAGGGAGTAGAAAACACAAAGAAGTATCAGGCCAAATTTGGCCGTGCCAAATCTCTGATGGAGCGCGCGGTTGGGTATCAGGATGCTG
- a CDS encoding ATP-binding protein codes for MGQFVDRTEELRILEKQYNREDPSLVVLYGRRRVGKTSLCTEFMKGKKALYFLATEESESQNRNQFKELVAEYLDNPLLKNAVVDNWEIIFHTLMKSKSEEKKLIILDEFQYLGKANPAFPSVFQKIWDEILNKGNIMVILCGSLIHMMEEQTLNYGSPLYGRRTAQIKLRQIPFRYYKEFYPEREEKELIPFYSITGGVPKYIELFEERDDIYEAIQENVMNTSSFLYDEPNFLLQKEVSEVGSYFSIIKTIAAGNQKLSKIARALEVPQSKLTRYLKTLIDLDILYREVPVTEKSVEKSKKGLYRLKDNFLLFWFRFIFSNLGYIESGHGELVMRKIRENFVDQHVSYVYEDICREKIWELSADNCWPFYVQKVGRWWNNKEAEIDIVALDEEGGNIVFGECKYWRGPMGVNILEELRQKSVLVDWRCRERKEYYILFSANGFTPELEIEAKKDKRVLLIH; via the coding sequence ATGGGACAATTTGTTGATCGCACAGAGGAATTAAGGATATTAGAAAAACAGTATAACAGAGAAGATCCCAGTTTGGTTGTATTATATGGCCGACGTAGAGTCGGGAAGACATCCTTGTGTACAGAATTTATGAAAGGGAAAAAAGCGTTGTATTTTTTGGCAACGGAAGAAAGTGAGTCCCAAAATCGAAATCAGTTTAAGGAGTTGGTGGCGGAATATCTTGATAATCCATTGCTTAAGAATGCAGTTGTAGATAATTGGGAGATTATTTTTCATACGTTAATGAAGTCTAAATCAGAAGAAAAAAAGCTGATAATCTTGGATGAATTTCAGTATCTTGGTAAAGCTAATCCTGCATTTCCATCCGTTTTTCAGAAAATATGGGATGAAATATTGAATAAGGGAAATATTATGGTGATTTTGTGCGGCTCGTTGATTCATATGATGGAAGAACAAACTTTGAATTATGGAAGCCCCTTATATGGAAGACGTACTGCACAGATCAAACTGAGACAGATCCCCTTTCGGTATTACAAGGAGTTTTATCCTGAGCGTGAGGAAAAGGAGTTAATCCCTTTTTATAGTATTACAGGAGGCGTACCTAAGTATATAGAATTGTTTGAGGAAAGAGATGATATCTATGAGGCGATCCAAGAGAATGTGATGAATACTTCCAGTTTTCTTTATGATGAACCGAACTTTCTTTTGCAAAAGGAAGTTTCGGAAGTGGGCAGTTATTTTTCTATTATCAAGACAATTGCGGCTGGCAATCAGAAACTTTCAAAAATAGCCAGAGCATTGGAAGTTCCGCAATCAAAACTTACTCGTTATTTAAAGACTTTGATTGATCTGGATATTTTGTATCGAGAGGTTCCTGTGACAGAGAAATCTGTGGAGAAAAGTAAGAAAGGTTTGTATCGACTGAAAGACAATTTCCTTTTGTTTTGGTTTCGTTTCATATTTTCCAATCTAGGATATATTGAGTCTGGGCATGGGGAATTGGTGATGCGAAAAATTCGGGAAAATTTTGTGGATCAACATGTGAGCTATGTTTATGAAGATATTTGCCGGGAGAAAATCTGGGAGTTAAGTGCTGATAACTGCTGGCCATTTTATGTTCAGAAAGTAGGACGATGGTGGAATAATAAAGAGGCTGAAATTGATATTGTGGCGTTGGATGAAGAGGGCGGTAATATCGTATTTGGCGAGTGTAAATATTGGAGAGGGCCTATGGGCGTAAATATATTAGAAGAATTGAGACAGAAATCGGTGCTGGTAGACTGGAGATGTCGGGAACGAAAAGAATATTATATATTGTTTAGCGCTAATGGTTTTACACCGGAATTGGAAATTGAGGCGAAAAAGGACAAAAGAGTTTTGCTAATTCACTAA
- a CDS encoding substrate-binding domain-containing protein yields the protein MKKRLLAVLLVVAMVASMLMGCSAGTEEAAEDSGGEGGGDGSYTIGCTVYYMTEFITLMVEGMEEKAEELGCDLVMLDAQNDAQMQITQVENLIAQNVDVIVVAAVDSDAIVPALEMCENADIPLVGVNMLINTEEEYHYVGPDDVLAGELEMQHAIDAIGGEGNVVILEGPIGQSAQIQRLEGNMNVLNEYEGKVELLAQQTANWSREEALTLVENWLETFGGEIDAVVAQNDEMALGAIQALEAAGVKDEVVVTGVDAIKDGCNAVKEGQLLGTVYQDAALEGQEAIQKAYDVLEGTVTEKTLDYIEMTWITPDNVDELLTTVYAE from the coding sequence ATGAAAAAAAGATTATTAGCAGTGTTGTTGGTGGTTGCGATGGTTGCCTCTATGTTGATGGGCTGCAGCGCTGGAACAGAAGAAGCTGCCGAGGATTCTGGCGGAGAAGGTGGCGGAGACGGTTCCTATACTATTGGATGTACCGTATATTATATGACAGAGTTTATTACCCTGATGGTAGAAGGGATGGAAGAGAAAGCAGAAGAGCTTGGGTGCGATCTTGTTATGCTGGATGCGCAGAATGATGCTCAGATGCAGATTACTCAGGTTGAAAATCTGATCGCTCAGAATGTGGATGTAATTGTTGTGGCTGCGGTAGATTCTGACGCGATCGTACCGGCGCTGGAGATGTGTGAAAATGCAGATATCCCGCTGGTGGGTGTAAATATGCTGATCAATACAGAGGAAGAATATCACTACGTTGGACCAGACGATGTTCTGGCAGGCGAACTGGAAATGCAGCATGCGATTGATGCAATCGGCGGCGAAGGAAATGTTGTCATTTTGGAAGGACCTATTGGACAGTCCGCACAGATTCAGCGTCTGGAAGGTAATATGAATGTCCTCAATGAATATGAAGGAAAAGTAGAACTTCTTGCTCAGCAGACTGCGAACTGGAGCAGAGAGGAAGCCCTTACATTAGTTGAAAACTGGCTGGAGACCTTTGGCGGTGAGATTGACGCAGTTGTTGCACAGAATGATGAGATGGCTTTGGGCGCGATCCAGGCTTTAGAGGCAGCGGGCGTGAAAGACGAAGTTGTTGTAACTGGTGTTGACGCGATTAAAGATGGCTGTAATGCAGTAAAAGAGGGACAGCTTCTTGGAACTGTATATCAGGATGCAGCATTAGAGGGACAAGAAGCAATCCAGAAAGCTTATGATGTTCTGGAAGGAACTGTAACAGAGAAGACTCTGGATTACATTGAGATGACCTGGATCACCCCGGACAATGTTGACGAGCTGTTGACAACAGTATATGCAGAGTAA
- a CDS encoding sugar ABC transporter ATP-binding protein encodes MENVVLEAKNITKQFPGVLALSNVNFRLVKGKVHALMGENGAGKSTLMKIIAGIYQADEGEIYLHGEKVTFNTPKQALDHGISMIHQELSPILDMTIAENLFLGKEFCKGKMVDYKKMNLEASLLMERVGVDLSPTMLMKNLSVSQMQMVEIAKALSYNAEIIIMDEPSATITEREIANLFDIIRSLKEDGRCVVYITHKMDEVFRIADEITVFRDGHYIGTYDADEIDENQLVVKMVDRELAEIYPEKHNKIGEEVFRVERLSQKGVFENISFSLRRGEILGFSGLMGSGRTEVMNAIFGITQPTSGEIYVHGEKVDKPSPRKIISKGVGYVTEDRKGNGLVLPMSVYDNTVLPSLSNLSNKMGWIDKKKAVHAAEEYREKLNIKTPSLQQLVAQLSGGNQQKIVLAKWLLQNPDILIFDEPTRGIDVGAKTEIYKLIVQLAEQGKAIIVISSEMPEILGMSDRVVVFYEGRKTGELEREEATQERIMLLAADVEEGGAE; translated from the coding sequence ATGGAAAATGTCGTGCTTGAAGCAAAAAACATTACAAAGCAATTCCCGGGTGTATTGGCCTTATCCAACGTAAATTTTCGGCTGGTAAAAGGAAAAGTCCATGCGTTGATGGGAGAGAACGGCGCAGGGAAATCTACACTGATGAAAATCATAGCGGGAATTTATCAGGCCGATGAGGGGGAAATTTACCTTCATGGAGAAAAGGTCACGTTTAACACACCTAAACAGGCGCTGGATCATGGAATATCCATGATCCATCAGGAATTGAGTCCAATCTTGGATATGACAATTGCAGAGAATTTGTTTTTGGGAAAAGAATTCTGCAAAGGGAAGATGGTTGACTATAAGAAGATGAATTTAGAAGCTTCTCTGCTGATGGAAAGAGTCGGGGTGGACTTGTCGCCAACAATGTTAATGAAAAACTTGTCGGTGTCCCAGATGCAGATGGTTGAAATAGCAAAAGCGTTATCTTATAACGCAGAGATCATTATCATGGATGAACCTTCGGCAACAATTACAGAGAGGGAGATAGCGAATCTTTTTGATATTATCCGCAGTTTAAAAGAAGACGGAAGATGTGTTGTATATATTACGCATAAAATGGACGAGGTATTTCGGATAGCTGATGAAATTACTGTTTTTCGGGATGGGCATTATATTGGAACGTACGATGCGGATGAAATTGATGAAAATCAGCTTGTTGTAAAAATGGTAGACCGGGAACTTGCTGAGATCTATCCAGAAAAGCATAACAAGATAGGAGAAGAAGTATTTAGAGTAGAAAGATTGAGCCAGAAAGGTGTGTTTGAAAATATTTCCTTTTCTTTAAGAAGGGGAGAAATATTGGGATTTTCCGGGCTTATGGGATCTGGGAGGACGGAAGTCATGAATGCCATTTTTGGGATTACGCAGCCCACCTCGGGAGAAATTTATGTTCATGGGGAAAAAGTAGATAAGCCCTCACCCAGAAAGATTATTTCAAAAGGTGTAGGTTATGTGACGGAAGATCGGAAAGGAAACGGTCTTGTACTTCCCATGAGTGTTTATGACAATACGGTTCTTCCATCATTGTCAAATCTGTCAAATAAGATGGGGTGGATCGATAAAAAGAAAGCAGTTCATGCAGCGGAAGAATATCGAGAAAAACTTAACATTAAAACTCCAAGTCTACAGCAATTAGTGGCGCAACTTAGCGGCGGAAATCAGCAGAAGATCGTATTGGCAAAATGGTTGTTACAAAATCCAGATATTCTGATTTTTGATGAACCTACACGGGGGATTGATGTGGGGGCAAAAACAGAAATTTATAAACTTATTGTACAATTGGCAGAGCAGGGGAAAGCAATCATTGTTATCTCATCAGAAATGCCAGAAATCCTGGGGATGTCGGACAGAGTTGTTGTTTTCTACGAAGGAAGGAAAACCGGGGAACTTGAGAGAGAGGAAGCAACTCAGGAAAGGATAATGCTGCTGGCAGCAGATGTTGAAGAAGGAGGAGCGGAGTAA
- a CDS encoding NAD(P)-dependent alcohol dehydrogenase gives MDGKMKVAVMTGIREMEIQERDIPKIKPDEVLVKIEYVGICGSDMHFFEAGRVGNWIVDEPLVLGHESGGTVVEVGADVKNLKPGDRVALEPGVGCGECEMCKKGLYNLCPNMDFMAVPHERDGVFLEYYAHPAKMCFKLPDNVDTMEGGLMEPLCVGLHAVNISGAKMGQSAVVLGCGCIGLVTIMSLKAAGIDEIYAVDVLDKRLQKAKEVGAMTIINGKDQDAVEFIQSLPGGGCDLVYETAGAEFTTLQSGKMVKKGGAVTLVGMCANSEITYDIGSLSAAEARLYTIFRYRNLYPMAIKLVSQGKIPLKSIVSHVFDFKDIIEGINYNIDNKADVIKGVIKM, from the coding sequence ATGGACGGAAAAATGAAAGTTGCAGTTATGACAGGAATCAGAGAAATGGAAATCCAGGAGAGAGATATCCCTAAGATCAAGCCGGATGAAGTGCTTGTAAAAATTGAATATGTAGGGATATGTGGGTCTGATATGCACTTCTTTGAAGCAGGCCGCGTGGGGAATTGGATTGTTGATGAGCCGCTTGTACTGGGGCATGAATCTGGAGGTACTGTAGTTGAAGTTGGGGCAGATGTGAAAAATCTGAAGCCGGGAGATAGAGTTGCGCTTGAGCCGGGAGTTGGCTGCGGCGAGTGCGAGATGTGTAAAAAAGGATTATATAATCTGTGCCCTAACATGGATTTTATGGCGGTTCCTCACGAGAGAGACGGAGTATTTCTTGAATATTATGCACATCCGGCAAAAATGTGCTTTAAACTTCCGGACAATGTAGATACAATGGAAGGCGGTTTAATGGAACCGTTATGTGTTGGTCTGCATGCGGTAAATATTTCTGGGGCTAAAATGGGGCAGAGTGCAGTGGTTCTTGGCTGCGGGTGTATTGGACTTGTAACAATTATGTCTCTGAAAGCTGCGGGCATCGATGAGATCTATGCAGTAGATGTACTGGATAAGCGACTGCAGAAAGCGAAAGAAGTAGGCGCTATGACGATCATCAACGGGAAGGATCAGGATGCAGTTGAGTTTATACAGTCTCTTCCGGGTGGCGGTTGTGATTTGGTTTATGAGACGGCAGGAGCTGAATTTACGACACTTCAGTCTGGAAAAATGGTGAAAAAAGGTGGGGCTGTAACTTTGGTAGGAATGTGCGCAAATTCCGAGATTACATATGATATTGGAAGTCTGAGCGCAGCGGAAGCGAGATTGTATACGATCTTCCGTTACAGAAATCTCTATCCTATGGCGATCAAACTTGTAAGCCAGGGAAAGATTCCGTTAAAGTCAATTGTATCTCACGTGTTTGATTTTAAAGATATTATTGAAGGAATCAATTATAATATTGATAATAAAGCTGATGTTATTAAGGGTGTTATTAAAATGTAG
- a CDS encoding sensor histidine kinase translates to MEKKVLSRKVLQSIVALVCGGIVNIIVLCMLISKNIVPVFPIFWVIIGEFLLYAFLINWIVNSVVKPYEEMKKLYQRFAEGEAYEELFELDYEWMPQWNEVMRRLRHLLNKQDAIRMSKKQAEYLALQNQINPHFLYNTLEAIRGDAICAGLDSVAETTEALSTFFRYSITGVDRLVTLEEEIENVENYFTIQHYRFEEKLKLEITYPKEEEVMRLRIPKLTIQPFVENAIYHGLEKKVEGGTVRVKIDTTVHKLLITISDNGVGMPEEQVEKINHYFEKVAVSYVGDDKKKRGGIAMKNVNSRIKLLFGENYGIHIYSVEGAGTDIKVILPKIQRGDYEERTIAD, encoded by the coding sequence GTGGAGAAAAAAGTATTATCAAGAAAAGTGTTGCAAAGCATAGTTGCATTGGTGTGTGGGGGGATTGTCAATATTATAGTTTTATGTATGCTGATTTCGAAAAATATAGTTCCCGTGTTCCCGATATTTTGGGTGATTATCGGAGAATTTCTTTTGTACGCCTTTTTGATTAACTGGATTGTAAATTCAGTGGTTAAACCCTATGAGGAAATGAAAAAATTATATCAGCGTTTTGCGGAAGGAGAAGCATATGAGGAGTTGTTTGAACTGGATTATGAATGGATGCCGCAGTGGAATGAGGTGATGAGGCGCCTGAGACACCTTCTGAATAAACAGGACGCAATTCGTATGTCTAAAAAGCAGGCAGAATATCTGGCGCTTCAAAATCAAATAAATCCTCACTTTTTATACAATACGTTGGAGGCTATCAGAGGAGATGCGATTTGTGCGGGACTGGACAGCGTTGCGGAAACAACAGAAGCTTTGTCGACTTTTTTTAGATATTCTATTACAGGCGTGGACCGCCTTGTGACTCTGGAGGAAGAAATCGAGAATGTAGAGAATTATTTTACAATCCAGCATTATCGGTTTGAAGAAAAATTGAAGTTAGAGATTACATATCCGAAAGAAGAAGAAGTTATGAGGCTTCGGATTCCTAAACTGACGATTCAGCCTTTTGTAGAAAATGCGATTTATCATGGCCTGGAGAAAAAGGTAGAGGGTGGGACGGTAAGAGTAAAGATTGATACGACGGTTCATAAACTCTTGATTACAATTTCTGATAATGGAGTGGGAATGCCAGAAGAACAGGTGGAAAAAATTAACCATTACTTTGAAAAGGTGGCGGTAAGTTACGTAGGTGATGATAAGAAAAAAAGAGGTGGTATTGCCATGAAAAACGTAAATAGCAGAATTAAGCTGCTGTTTGGTGAAAATTATGGGATACATATATATAGTGTTGAAGGCGCGGGTACTGATATTAAAGTGATCCTTCCTAAAATTCAGCGAGGCGATTATGAAGAAAGAACGATTGCGGATTGA
- a CDS encoding ribose ABC transporter permease — protein sequence MEKTKVFGKNWIQTYMLIFIVIGLGVIMSFVSPNFLTVTNLMNVVRQIAVNGILAIGMTVVCLTGGIDLSVGSIVAFSGIIAAGLLRDTNYPMIVIILIAIVIGGLLGLYNGYFVAYWKAAPFVVTLSMMTIARGMTYVYSDGRPISNLPEEFLAIGKGNIAVIPIPTAILIIVFILANIMLTKLKFGRYVYAVGGNENAAMVSGINVKKIKMLVYVLSGIACGLAAIILTSRVSAGLPQAGESYELDAIAATVIGGTSLSGGRGRLWGTIVGAILLGIVNNGLDLLNVSSFYQQIVKGLIILGAILIDSKRNN from the coding sequence ATGGAAAAGACAAAGGTGTTTGGAAAGAATTGGATTCAAACATATATGTTGATTTTTATTGTTATCGGTTTGGGAGTTATCATGTCATTTGTATCGCCAAATTTCCTGACGGTAACAAACTTAATGAATGTAGTAAGACAAATTGCGGTTAATGGAATTCTTGCAATAGGAATGACGGTTGTCTGTTTGACCGGAGGAATCGATCTCTCGGTAGGATCCATTGTGGCTTTTTCTGGAATTATTGCGGCGGGGTTGTTGCGAGATACAAATTATCCAATGATAGTGATAATTCTGATTGCAATTGTGATCGGCGGATTACTTGGACTTTATAATGGATACTTTGTTGCATACTGGAAAGCGGCTCCGTTTGTGGTCACACTTTCCATGATGACGATTGCAAGAGGCATGACTTATGTATATAGTGACGGGCGTCCGATTTCTAATCTTCCGGAAGAGTTTCTGGCGATTGGGAAAGGGAATATCGCCGTAATCCCGATTCCAACGGCAATATTGATAATTGTATTTATTCTTGCCAACATTATGCTGACAAAGCTGAAATTTGGAAGATATGTATATGCAGTTGGCGGTAATGAAAATGCGGCGATGGTGTCAGGAATCAATGTAAAAAAGATAAAAATGCTGGTATATGTTCTCAGTGGAATCGCATGTGGTCTTGCGGCGATTATCCTGACGTCTCGTGTATCGGCCGGACTTCCACAGGCCGGTGAAAGTTATGAGTTGGATGCGATCGCAGCGACGGTTATCGGTGGAACAAGCCTGTCAGGAGGACGCGGAAGACTGTGGGGAACGATAGTAGGAGCAATCCTTCTGGGAATTGTAAATAATGGTTTGGACTTGCTGAATGTTTCATCGTTCTATCAGCAGATAGTGAAGGGATTGATTATTCTCGGGGCGATATTAATCGATTCAAAACGAAACAATTAA